The following coding sequences are from one Bombus terrestris chromosome 14, iyBomTerr1.2, whole genome shotgun sequence window:
- the LOC100651053 gene encoding hyaluronidase isoform X2, with protein MCHKYGLHFEEVSERYGILQNSMDNFRGDEIAILYDPGMFPALLTDPNGKVVTRNGGVPQEGNLTKHLEVFREHLINQIPDKSFHGVGVIDFESWRPIFRQNWASLQPYKKLSIEIVRREHPFWDNQSVEQEAKRRFEKYGKLFMEETLKAAKQIRPSASWGYYAYPYCYNLTPNQHSSQCDSATMLENDKMSWLFELEDVLLPSVYFRLNLTSSERVGLVGGRVREALRIAKQMAIKKRVLPYYWYKYQDKRDMYLSKDDLEATLRKIMDLGADGLILWGSSDDINTKQKCVEFKEYVNNELGPIVDRIRRTALGLTQSNSTLVDNRIDVSVDQV; from the exons ATGTGCCATAAGTATGGGCTTCACTTCGAAGAAGTATCGGAGAGATATGGCATCCTACAGAATTCGATGGATAACTTCCGCGGTGACGAGATCGCGATCCTTTACGACCCTGGAATGTTCCCGGCGTTGCTGACAGATCCGAACG GAAAGGTAGTGACGAGAAACGGTGGTGTCCCGCAAGAAGGCAATCTCACCAAGCATCTCGAAGTATTTCGGGAGCACTTGATCAATCAGATACCAGACAAATCGTTTCACGGTGTGGGGGTGATCGATTTCGAAAGTTGGAGGCCAATCTTCCGACAGAATTGGGCTTCCCTCCAGCCTTATAAGAAACTCTCTATAGAGATAGTTCGTCGTGAGCATCCGTTCTGGGACAATCAAAGCGTCGAGCAGGAAGCGAAACGAAGATTCGAGAAATACGGGAAACTTTTCATGGAGGAGACACTGAAGGCTGCCAAACAGATCAGACCGTCCGCCAGTTGGGGATACTATGCTTACCCCTACTGCTACAATCTGACACCGAATCAACACAGTTCCCAGTGCGATAGCGCTACGATGCTGGAAAACGATAA AATGTCATGGCTGTTCGAGCTGGAAGACGTTCTCCTGCCGTCGGTGTACTTCAGGTTGAACCTAACGAGCAGTGAACGAGTCGGTCTCGTCGGAGGCCGTGTCAGAGAAGCCTTGAGAATAGCGAAACAAATGGCGATTAAAAAGAGGGTTCTCCCCTATTATTGGTACAAGTACCAAGATAAGAGAGATATGTATTTGAGCAAG GACGATCTCGAAGCGACTCTACGAAAGATCATGGATCTCGGTGCCGACGGTCTCATCCTTTGGGGAAGCTCCGACGATATCAATACCAAGCAAAAGTGCGTAGAGTTCAAGGAATACGTAAACAACGAACTAGGACCCATTGTAGATCGAATTAGACGAACAGCTCTTGGCTTGACTCAAAGCAACAGCACTCTCGTGGACAATAGAATCGATGTGAGCGTGGACCAAGTTTGA
- the LOC100651053 gene encoding hyaluronidase isoform X1, with protein MMFRVLLMLAPVLQVDAFFLGFIPTSPKNNETVGEFNVYWNVPTFMCHKYGLHFEEVSERYGILQNSMDNFRGDEIAILYDPGMFPALLTDPNGKVVTRNGGVPQEGNLTKHLEVFREHLINQIPDKSFHGVGVIDFESWRPIFRQNWASLQPYKKLSIEIVRREHPFWDNQSVEQEAKRRFEKYGKLFMEETLKAAKQIRPSASWGYYAYPYCYNLTPNQHSSQCDSATMLENDKMSWLFELEDVLLPSVYFRLNLTSSERVGLVGGRVREALRIAKQMAIKKRVLPYYWYKYQDKRDMYLSKDDLEATLRKIMDLGADGLILWGSSDDINTKQKCVEFKEYVNNELGPIVDRIRRTALGLTQSNSTLVDNRIDVSVDQV; from the exons ATGATGTTCCGAGTGCTGTTGATGCTAGCACCCGTACTTCAGGTCGACGCATTTTTTCTCGG TTTCATACCGACCAGCCCCAAAAACAACGAAACCGTAGGGGAGTTCAACGTTTACTGGAACGTGCCCACCTTTATGTGCCATAAGTATGGGCTTCACTTCGAAGAAGTATCGGAGAGATATGGCATCCTACAGAATTCGATGGATAACTTCCGCGGTGACGAGATCGCGATCCTTTACGACCCTGGAATGTTCCCGGCGTTGCTGACAGATCCGAACG GAAAGGTAGTGACGAGAAACGGTGGTGTCCCGCAAGAAGGCAATCTCACCAAGCATCTCGAAGTATTTCGGGAGCACTTGATCAATCAGATACCAGACAAATCGTTTCACGGTGTGGGGGTGATCGATTTCGAAAGTTGGAGGCCAATCTTCCGACAGAATTGGGCTTCCCTCCAGCCTTATAAGAAACTCTCTATAGAGATAGTTCGTCGTGAGCATCCGTTCTGGGACAATCAAAGCGTCGAGCAGGAAGCGAAACGAAGATTCGAGAAATACGGGAAACTTTTCATGGAGGAGACACTGAAGGCTGCCAAACAGATCAGACCGTCCGCCAGTTGGGGATACTATGCTTACCCCTACTGCTACAATCTGACACCGAATCAACACAGTTCCCAGTGCGATAGCGCTACGATGCTGGAAAACGATAA AATGTCATGGCTGTTCGAGCTGGAAGACGTTCTCCTGCCGTCGGTGTACTTCAGGTTGAACCTAACGAGCAGTGAACGAGTCGGTCTCGTCGGAGGCCGTGTCAGAGAAGCCTTGAGAATAGCGAAACAAATGGCGATTAAAAAGAGGGTTCTCCCCTATTATTGGTACAAGTACCAAGATAAGAGAGATATGTATTTGAGCAAG GACGATCTCGAAGCGACTCTACGAAAGATCATGGATCTCGGTGCCGACGGTCTCATCCTTTGGGGAAGCTCCGACGATATCAATACCAAGCAAAAGTGCGTAGAGTTCAAGGAATACGTAAACAACGAACTAGGACCCATTGTAGATCGAATTAGACGAACAGCTCTTGGCTTGACTCAAAGCAACAGCACTCTCGTGGACAATAGAATCGATGTGAGCGTGGACCAAGTTTGA
- the LOC100652054 gene encoding glycylpeptide N-tetradecanoyltransferase 1, with protein sequence MRIIKIYIKMEEKSQVVEREAKKDEIHEKDGKSKSSKKRHRKKKNKMAHATGENHNHTGHRDEHEMHSTCNISIKDIQMAMEVFNIQQKPAKTQEEAMQKPYQFWSTQPVPKMDEKIVKNEPIESDKTLIRAEPYSLPADFQWDTLNLDDPLVLSELYTLLSENYVEDDDAMFRFDYPPNFLKWALQSPGWCKEWHCGVRVTKSGRLVGFISAIPATLRVYNHTQKMVEINFLCVHKKLRSKRVAPVLIREITRRVNLQGIFQAVYTAGVVLPKPIATCRYWHRSLNPKKLIEVKFSHLSRNMTMQRTLKLYKLPENTKVPGFRKLVEADIPQAHKILTDYLEKFDLAPIFSIKEFRHWFLPQNGIINSFVVENNGKITDMVSYYTLPSSIMHHQTHKTLRAAYSFYNVSTATPWLELMTDALISARNLDFDVFNALDLMDNKEFLEPLKFGIGDGNLQYYLYNWRCPSMTPGKIGLVLQ encoded by the exons ATGCGCATTATCAAAATCTATATTAAAATGGAGGAAAAGAGTCAAGTTGTGGAACGGGAGGCTAAGAAGGATGAGATTCACGAAAAAGATGGGAAATCTAAAAG TTCAAAAAAGAGACATCGTAAGAAGAAGAACAAGATGGCTCATGCCACTGGTGAGAATCACAACCACACAGGCCACAGAGATGAACATGAAATGCATAGCACGTGTAACATTTCTATAAAAGACATCCAAATGGCAATGGAGGTTTTTAATATACAGCAGAAACCTGCTAAAACTCAGGAAGAGGCAATGCAAAAGCCTTATCAGTTTTGGAGTACGCAGCCAGTACCAAAAATGG ATgaaaaaatagttaaaaatgaACCCATTGAATCTGACAAAACGTTAATCAGGGCAGAACCTTATTCATTACCAGCAGACTTCCAATGGGATACTTTAAACCTTGATGATCCTTTAGTTTTATCAGAATTGTATACTTTATTGTCTGAGAATTATGTGGAAGATGATGATGCTATGTTTAGATTTGATTACCCACCTAATTTTTTGAAGTG GGCGCTGCAATCCCCTGGATGGTGCAAAGAATGGCACTGTGGGGTACGTGTGACTAAAAGCGGACGTCTAGTCGGTTTCATTTCCGCTATTCCAGCTACTCTGCGTGTTTATAATCA CACTCAAAAAATGGTGGAAATAAATTTCTTGTGTGTGCACAAGAAACTGAGGTCAAAACGGGTTGCACCAGTATTAATACGTGAAATAACTAGGAGAGTTAATCTTCAAGGTATATTCCAAGCTGTTTATACCGCTGGTGTTGTATTGCCAAAACCAATAGCAACTTGCAG GTATTGGCATCGTTCTCTCAATCCAAAGAAATTAATTGAAGTGAAGTTTTCTCACTTGTCTCGCAATATGACTATGCAGAGAACTTTAAAGTTGTATAAACTGCCAGAAAATACAAAAGTGCCAGGATTTAGGAAACTGGTTGAAGCAGATATACCTCAAGCTCATAAAATATTAACTGAT TATTTGGAGAAATTTGACTTGGCTCCGATTTTCTCTATTAAAGAGTTCCGACATTGGTTCCTCCCACAGAACGGGATTATTAATAGTTTTGTAGTAGAAAACAATGGTAAAATTACTGATATGGTTAGCTACTATACGTTGCCGAGCTCCATAATGCATCACCAGACACACAAAACCCTCAGGGCTGCATACAGTTTTTACAACGTATCCACTGCAACTCCTTGGCTCGAACTCATGACTGATGCATTGATATCGGCTCGTAAT cTCGATTTTGACGTATTTAATGCGTTGGATCTCATGGACAACAAAGAGTTTTTAGAGCCACTAAAGTTTGGTATAGGTGACGGAAATctgcaatattatttatataattggcGTTGTCCTAGCATGACACCTGGAAAGATTGGTTTGGTGCTCCAATAA